The following is a genomic window from Artemia franciscana chromosome 4, ASM3288406v1, whole genome shotgun sequence.
tgtaaagagggggacTTTGaaaagattgagatggaggacagcccgtagctgtgttggcctcaggcggcttggtgctacggTGAGTCGTTAGTAGCACTACTGCATAATTGTAAGTAATATTTGTGCCTGAATGCTCCAAGTCGTTTGTTTTGTGGGGACGTTTAGGATCGAATGGGCCACTGTATTGTAGCATGACCGCTGAAACTGGAAGATCATATATCTAGTTAATCTAAGCCAATTGGCTGCCTCAAAACTTTCGCACGGTAGGATTTTGACCCTAGTCGAtacacttttttaattttaatttattggagAAAATTGACACTCTCTGCGGCACGATCTAAATTTCTTGGCTATGTGtaaagctttttcatagttCAAAAACGTATGACTGTCTCAAAGATTTTTCCCGACAATATTTCGGTCCTGGTAGGGCCAGTAATTTCTTTATCGGCGTTCGCAAAGGGCACTTTTCATTCGCAAAGGGCACTTTGCGAATGAAGTCAAATGATAAGtcaacttaaaatgaaaagttggATTTCGGTAAATGGacctaaaagaagaagaaattgaaatgaataatAAGCCTAACTAGAAAATAACAGATTATTAGGAATtagtaaatgaaactttaaacaaacaattcaaatataatttttaaaattttgaaacgaacagaaattaaatggaTAATGAAATTAAAgcgaaaatgaacagaaagtgCCACAAAAAAGAATCATATTAAAACTTTCACATGCCCCCTCAGGGCTTGAGTGTCATTTGTACTTTATTAATCGAAACATATAACCAAAAGGGCCTTTCTTCTTTTGCTAAAAGGTCGAAAAGTTCAGTGTTGATCAAACTTCAAGGACTTCTTGCACCCCTGATCAATagtctaaaattcaaaaatgatcATTTATCTCAGAATTATTGCGTAAAAGTAGTTTTGCCCTAATCAGTCCAAACTGATGCTTTATGGCTCACCCTAGAGTATATCAGTGTGTCACTGTGCCAtgatctctttccttttagAGCAGTATGAATTTGCATTTTTCATTAAGTGAACGTCTCTTaaaattctaagaccactggtaCTTTGAAATGGTCCCCACCCCGAGAGGGGAATAGCTGATAATTTTCGTTAGATGACTTGTAAACGGTGCCTTGAGTTTTGTCTTGGGGAGGGAGGAGGTCCAACATAAAGAAAGTGTAATTTTATTCGACTTTATTTGCTGGAAAAATCTTACCCCACCTCTATCTTCTGTTTCTTTGCAGCAAATAGTTATTGCTGACTCAAAAAGGGGGTACTATTTAAATGTTGACCGTTAAAGTATTGTGAAGTGTGCTGGTAGCGTTATTAATCCAAGAATCCTCAAGGGTTGCTTTCaattcaataaaatatataaaagtgtCACTCAATTGATTGGGAAACTGCAATTTATGCCTCTAACTCTGTATCTCAGCACGTCCTTAGGACTAAGCCTTTGTAcataataagcaaaaaatcagGACATTGCTGTTGCGTTATGAAGACATTTTCGTTTCTATTCGAATGAGTCCCCTCCCGATATTCCACATCCAGcagttcaatacgatcaccccatgtgaaaaaaatttatacatcagtgctacccatggcGATTCTCCCCGTTGTTCCAGGCGGGAGATTGTGAACCTCTGTTTTAGGcttttgaacaaaaaagaacGATAATTTACTctcaattttaatttgatttcatttttaagcGGTTTCTGCCTTACCTTAGAAATACCCAAAAATATTATAGATTACTGTTCAGATgaataaaaattgtcatttgaaaACAGTGTAGCTCTGGAAATATTTCAGACATAACATTTCCTTGAAAAcccattttaaaactttctgcTACTATGGGCCATAGGTTCCTCTTAATTAGGCTACTGTTGCCAAATATACAAATAGTAACTGCTGCTACCATGATTTGGTTCCCAAGATTAATCTAGTTCACTTTTCTTTCAGCAAGTTTTATGCTCTTTTGTTGGTTTTCCAAAAGCACATTTTGTTTCCATCTAAACTTTTGATTTGACGATactgccaaaaaaaatttattaaacttACTAGATTCTGGCATATTCTACGCAAATTTCTGAGCCACGGATTCTTTAAAGGATAGCCATCATTTGAGACTTTTTATGCGTATTTATATAAGTTATTTAATTTTGACTCaataaacttattatttttattactgaGTTTGTGGATACCTTTACTACAACGACTTAATATCATTCGATCTAGCTTAATCCCTGATAGCTTGATGACTTAACTGCCTAGTGTCTTGGCCAAgtgaattttcttctttttagcaATCATGTTTTGAAACTTCGAAATGCATCCGAAAAAAACTGTTGTCCATCccttgagaataaaaaaaaaatccaaagattgaaaataaaaagaggcAACAAGTAAAAGCCAGGATTGCAAGAGCTTTTTCGTGCGGGAGTTTAGTTCTTcaaaatactgatttttaattgtttctcacagtttttaatttttttctaagtttgtaACCTTCTTGTTGCATTAAGATTGACTTTACAGTTGAAACTTGAGACATACacgacttttaaaaatatttccctCTTTCTTCATTCACTATGTTCAGCCAaggtagcccccccccccaaaaaaaaatcaaaattttgacactgTTCTACGCGCAGAGGCATGCCTAGAGAGAAGAGCTGTATCCTCCCCTCAGAAAATCCCATCTGTCCCtacaaaaatcaacaaaaataaatgtaacGATAGGTTCTAACAAAAGAAGGTGAatagccctccccccaaagatGGCCAAAGTTTCAACGCACGGGTCTACTTGTTGATCCGTGCAACTTTCCTAAAAACGAAATTCTTTGGATTTTCagcatgaaaaaagaaaaatgcttagattatagtttattaaaattaaacaaaacgtTAATCAGGACAACCATGTAGGAATAAAAGCATTGCGTTAATTAAATCACAAAAGCTTGAACAATGTAAACGTTATGCAAAAATGAAGTTTCCTGAAATGAAAACGCTCTGCATGAACGaaagtataaaaattatttttggtatCAGCTAAGCaccatgacaaaaataattctttttcacaaagaaaatcaaatactaTCTTCGTAAGAGGTCCATAGATTAAGGCCGTGTCCAGAGGAGGGGGTTGAGGATTTGAAACCCCCCCCCAGCCCGAAATTTTGTCAACccgtaaaaacttaaataaatggGCACTTGTATGATAAACGCCCTACCgttcaagttgttcattcattgacgcattagAGAACCAGTACATCTCGTCAGTtcctttcagcttagcgtgagacaagacaaaaagaagtgacagaatagatgggaaatataaattttggctATAAATTTGTACATTacgggggggggagtatttggacagtgtgaagttagaaaacaattcttactacataatatgaagaataatTGTACTAACACATTAgacatgcagacccgctatactctACCCCCACCCCCTTGTGCAAGTATATAGCCTAAATGTGTTACAAAATTATTATACTTTTATCTTATTCTGGTATATTTCATCAGGATTGAATGAGTGTCAGAGAAACATGTTAGAAGAGTATTAGGTAGGGCGTATATCATGCAAGTACCTAAAAAGGTATAAGAAcatactttttttgtgtttttaaggttttttcgTAACCCCTGTCCccgaaaaaaatcttggatacggccttgtcaTACAGAAATTACAAAGGCGAAAAAGAATCAAAACGATGCTACTTTCTTTCATAATGTTAACAGGTGAATCAATTAGTCAATCAATTAATCAATTAGATATTTGCACTATCATTCAAACTCTCATTTGACATTTTTATAACATCAGAACCTGTCATATTATCATCATTCACTTCATCCTTCATCTTTGAGTCATCTCTTTCTGCTGTACCGATATTTTCCGCACTACATTCATTGTTGTTAGCTGACGATTCACACTTACCACCTTCACAACCTTCTTCAACGTCCATTTCATTCTTAGTTGACGATCCCTTTTCAATCTTAGATTCTAAAAGGGAGATATACTTTTGTATTTCCTTTATCGTTTCTTTACGCACAGCTCGTACGTCTTCACCAGTAACGTCATCTAAACGGATCATAAGTCGTGTCAACATCTCATCAAGATAAAGGAACTCTTTATCAGACCTCTTCCCTTTGAAAGCCTCTATGCGACTAATAAGCGATTGCAGGTCTTTATTCACATCTTTTATTTTAGCAAGGTTACGTTCATGCTCTGTCAAAGGAGCCTGCTTTTCTGGCTCAGGAGGATGTGCAGAAGCTTTAGCTGCTTCTCGGCTAGGCGGACGTTGATCAGCTTTTGGTTCATGCTGAACTGGTCTCTGAAATTGCTTAGGAGTTTCAGCATCAGGCTGCTGAACTGAAGTTTTAAAAGTTGGAGGCATACGCTTTTCGGCTTTCAGCTCATGCTGAACAGGTATTTGAAATTCCTGAGGTCGTTCCTCACGACTTAATCTCGAACCCTTGAATTCAGCTCGCTGTGGACGAGTGAAAATCTGCCCAGGGGATTGGGCTCTAGGAGATTGCTGACGTGGCCTAATGGAACCTCGAATGGGAGTATTAGATCTGCTTCTCATCTCCTCATCCACACGAGGAAGCGGATTATCGCGTCCTTCAACGAATATAGGCACGTTACGGACTACTGGTTTATGCTGCTGCTCGGGTTGATTGGGTGTAAAATTGACACTTGACACAAAACTTTGATGGTCACCTGATTCTTCAGCTGTTGGTGGAGCTGACGCACATCTTTGTTCTCTATCTTCAACACTAGATGGCTGGTTTATTTCGGCTGTATTACTTTTTACTATGGGTTTCTTCTGATCCTGCTTCTTCTCCGTCTGATTCGGCTTAGCAAATTCGTGAACAACAGGAATCGGGATTCCATCACTGAGTGAGGAacctaaaacaaaaagtaaatttaacaaATATAGCATATTAGATAgcctgttttgtttttcttttcttattaatcGAAACATACAAAATTAGAAATACACCAAAGTATACCATCATACCGTCTTTTTCATGCGACTCGACAAATTATGACCAGAAacgtaaatttgatttttcaaatcttcttcGCGTGGCAGAAACCAATTATTATGAAAATCCTTTACTTCTAAATACTACTTAGAACCTGTTCAAATTTTAGggtcattttaaatttcacaGAAAATCTTGCGCTTCCACAAACTGTGGGCTAAAATTCTTGTATTTCAACACTTTTGTACCGAATAAGATTATTAACTCTTGTTCAAAACATGGATACATATactatttcttaaaaaaaacatatgccGCTATCGCTTTCATATATTATTACTATAAAATTTACTACGCAATCCACTCAAGGCTGACACAAACacaaaagactttttcatttcATTCTATTGCGTTGACATTCTTATACCCACAGATTTACCCAGTATACCTAAAGGAATTTCATAAAGCAAACAAATCTAAACTTCCGAAATGAACCTAACAAGAGCAGAAtagacactgaatcaaaaaaCCAGCCAGACATGAATGAAGGAAAATTCACCAATTGGATTGA
Proteins encoded in this region:
- the LOC136025890 gene encoding BAG domain-containing protein Samui-like isoform X2; the encoded protein is MEFRQRFNRVPQPFQRVFTTEEDEDGLSKERRRNLSGRRSDDGSTASTSSSLSDGIPIPVVHEFAKPNQTEKKQDQKKPIVKSNTAEINQPSSVEDREQRCASAPPTAEESGDHQSFVSSVNFTPNQPEQQHKPVVRNVPIFVEGRDNPLPRVDEEMRSRSNTPIRGSIRPRQQSPRAQSPGQIFTRPQRAEFKGSRLSREERPQEFQIPVQHELKAEKRMPPTFKTSVQQPDAETPKQFQRPVQHEPKADQRPPSREAAKASAHPPEPEKQAPLTEHERNLAKIKDVNKDLQSLISRIEAFKGKRSDKEFLYLDEMLTRLMIRLDDVTGEDVRAVRKETIKEIQKYISLLESKIEKGSSTKNEMDVEEGCEGGKCESSANNNECSAENIGTAERDDSKMKDEVNDDNMTGSDVIKMSNESLNDSANI
- the LOC136025890 gene encoding BAG domain-containing protein Samui-like isoform X1, producing the protein MSRFSDRLNSIDGRSSDEIIKNFRDEVDRDRKMFFDKDHHRERIFDDSRIPMEFRQRFNRVPQPFQRVFTTEEDEDGLSKERRRNLSGRRSDDGSTASTSSSLSDGIPIPVVHEFAKPNQTEKKQDQKKPIVKSNTAEINQPSSVEDREQRCASAPPTAEESGDHQSFVSSVNFTPNQPEQQHKPVVRNVPIFVEGRDNPLPRVDEEMRSRSNTPIRGSIRPRQQSPRAQSPGQIFTRPQRAEFKGSRLSREERPQEFQIPVQHELKAEKRMPPTFKTSVQQPDAETPKQFQRPVQHEPKADQRPPSREAAKASAHPPEPEKQAPLTEHERNLAKIKDVNKDLQSLISRIEAFKGKRSDKEFLYLDEMLTRLMIRLDDVTGEDVRAVRKETIKEIQKYISLLESKIEKGSSTKNEMDVEEGCEGGKCESSANNNECSAENIGTAERDDSKMKDEVNDDNMTGSDVIKMSNESLNDSANI